A genomic segment from Alistipes senegalensis JC50 encodes:
- a CDS encoding site-specific integrase, with amino-acid sequence MKVEKFKVLLYLKKSGLGKSGKAPIMGRITVNLTMAQFGCKLSCTPELWNPRESRLNGKSREAVETNAKIDKLLLAVNMAFDNLVERKIDFDATDVKDLFQGSMETQMPLMKMTDVVCDDIKARIGIDRAKSTYPGYHHMWLALGEFIKHQYKVKDLAFEQLTEQFIHDYQTFVTEDKRQAIDTARHYLAILKKICRLAYKEGYADKIHFQHFTLPKKTETTPRALSRESFEKIRDVEIPAYRKSHMLARDMFLFGCYTGVSYADVVSITHANLQTDGDGALWLKYRRKKNELRASVKLLPEAIALINKYSSEDRETLFPLLRWSNLRRHMKALAALAGIKDDLCYHQARHSFASLITLEAGVPIETISRMLGHSDISTTQVYARVSPKKLFEDMDRFIKATEDFKLTL; translated from the coding sequence ATGAAAGTAGAAAAATTCAAGGTGCTGCTCTACCTCAAAAAGAGCGGACTGGGCAAGTCGGGCAAAGCCCCGATAATGGGAAGAATTACAGTGAACCTCACGATGGCACAGTTCGGATGCAAGTTGTCCTGCACTCCCGAATTGTGGAATCCCCGTGAAAGCCGTCTGAACGGAAAGAGCCGCGAGGCGGTGGAGACTAATGCCAAGATTGATAAGTTGCTACTGGCGGTAAACATGGCATTCGACAATCTTGTGGAACGCAAAATTGATTTCGATGCCACCGATGTGAAAGACCTTTTTCAAGGCAGCATGGAAACGCAGATGCCCCTTATGAAAATGACCGATGTTGTCTGTGATGACATCAAGGCACGTATCGGTATTGACCGTGCCAAAAGTACTTATCCCGGCTATCACCATATGTGGCTGGCACTCGGAGAGTTCATCAAGCATCAGTACAAGGTCAAGGATTTGGCTTTCGAGCAACTGACGGAACAGTTCATCCACGACTATCAGACATTTGTCACGGAAGATAAAAGACAGGCAATCGATACTGCCAGACATTATCTTGCCATACTTAAGAAGATTTGCCGTCTAGCTTATAAAGAGGGATATGCTGATAAAATCCACTTCCAACATTTCACCCTGCCGAAGAAAACGGAAACGACTCCACGGGCATTGAGTCGTGAATCGTTCGAGAAAATCCGTGACGTGGAAATACCTGCATACCGCAAATCCCATATGCTGGCAAGGGATATGTTTCTCTTCGGATGTTACACAGGTGTATCTTATGCAGATGTCGTTTCGATTACTCATGCTAATTTGCAGACAGACGGGGACGGGGCATTATGGTTGAAATACCGCAGAAAGAAAAACGAACTCCGTGCTAGTGTAAAACTATTGCCCGAAGCAATTGCGCTTATCAATAAGTATAGCAGTGAGGACAGAGAAACCTTGTTTCCTTTACTTCGCTGGTCCAATCTTAGAAGGCACATGAAAGCGTTGGCGGCACTGGCAGGCATCAAGGATGACCTGTGCTACCATCAGGCGCGCCATAGTTTCGCCTCGCTGATTACGCTCGAAGCTGGTGTGCCGATTGAGACCATCAGTAGGATGTTGGGGCATTCCGATATTTCCACCACTCAGGTGTACGCCCGTGTCAGTCCGAAAAAACTCTTTGAGGACATGGACAGGTTCATCAAAGCTACCGAGGATTTCAAACTTACCCTTTAA
- a CDS encoding tyrosine-type recombinase/integrase, with translation MPKTTIKPMLNIRKDTPNDRYTLIIQILCRRRRGVVFTPFKLLRAEFDASRCQAVPSLKIREHLRFIDNVNNYLRHQVHELHRIASELERSSRSFDGRDVARLFRARSDNRFVHTVFCSQIEELLREGRHGTAFTYRSTLKAFERFSGKRHYQLCELDEPTILEFRKFLLREGLRTNTVTFYLNKLRAVYNRAVREGAAPKGPDPFGSVSFRVEKTRKLAVDDTVLQRVAGAELPPGSLSVARDLFLFSFYCRGMSFVDMAYLRQRDIDGEVIRYRRRKTGQLFTVRIVPALRTIIERYRNHCPPLVLPILAVKDGAGGFRPLEFTGTDSTARREYEELLYRRFLYNRSEYLHHLRCLSRQLGLERNLTFNMARHTWASRARRKGIPMSVISEGLGHTSEQTTRIYLDELEARRIDEANSIVTSF, from the coding sequence ATGCCGAAAACGACTATCAAACCCATGCTCAACATCCGCAAGGATACCCCCAACGACCGCTATACGCTGATCATCCAGATCCTTTGCCGCCGCCGTCGCGGCGTTGTCTTCACGCCCTTCAAGCTTCTTCGCGCCGAGTTCGACGCCTCGCGGTGCCAAGCCGTTCCGAGTCTGAAAATCCGCGAACACCTCCGTTTCATCGACAACGTCAACAATTACCTTCGCCATCAGGTACATGAGCTGCACCGCATCGCCTCGGAGTTGGAGCGCAGCTCCCGATCCTTCGATGGGCGGGATGTCGCGCGTCTGTTCCGTGCCCGTTCCGACAACCGCTTCGTGCATACGGTTTTCTGTTCCCAGATCGAGGAGCTGCTGCGCGAGGGTCGCCACGGCACGGCCTTCACCTACCGTTCCACGCTGAAGGCCTTCGAACGTTTTTCGGGAAAGCGGCACTACCAGCTCTGCGAACTGGACGAACCCACGATCCTGGAGTTCCGGAAGTTCCTGCTGCGCGAAGGTCTGCGTACCAATACGGTTACGTTCTACCTGAATAAGCTGCGGGCGGTCTACAACCGTGCCGTCCGCGAAGGAGCCGCCCCCAAAGGCCCCGATCCTTTCGGGAGCGTTTCGTTCCGTGTCGAGAAGACCCGTAAACTTGCCGTCGACGATACGGTGCTGCAACGCGTTGCAGGCGCCGAGCTTCCGCCCGGCTCCCTGTCCGTCGCCCGCGACCTTTTCCTGTTCAGCTTCTATTGCCGTGGTATGTCGTTCGTGGACATGGCCTACCTTCGACAGCGCGATATCGACGGGGAGGTTATCCGCTACCGCCGCCGTAAGACGGGCCAGCTGTTCACGGTCCGGATCGTCCCGGCGCTTCGTACGATCATCGAACGTTACCGTAACCACTGCCCGCCCCTGGTTCTTCCGATCCTTGCGGTCAAAGACGGTGCGGGCGGTTTCCGGCCCCTCGAATTTACCGGTACGGATTCCACCGCCCGTCGGGAGTACGAAGAGCTTCTGTACCGTCGTTTTCTGTATAACCGTTCGGAGTACCTGCACCACCTTCGCTGCCTCTCGCGGCAGCTGGGGCTGGAGCGTAACCTAACGTTCAACATGGCGCGGCATACGTGGGCGAGCCGTGCCCGTCGCAAAGGCATCCCCATGTCCGTCATCAGCGAGGGACTGGGCCATACCTCCGAACAGACGACACGCATCTACCTGGACGAGCTCGAAGCCCGCCGTATCGACGAAGCCAACAGCATCGTCACATCGTTCTGA
- a CDS encoding DUF3575 domain-containing protein, with product MLLYVSSMDGARAQHAGVKTNLLYWATTTPNVGLEWQLSPRYTFSATVGYNAFNFPNRTTSDGVSANPKLHHWLVMPEAKYWFCRAFERGYLGLHALYGQYNAGGMRFPAFLQDDRYEGWAAGAGLSYGYQWAIGKRWGLEASVGAGYLYLRYDKYDCGACADKRGNYRRHYFGPTKAAVSFIYYIR from the coding sequence ATGCTGTTATACGTGAGTTCTATGGACGGAGCTCGGGCGCAGCACGCGGGAGTGAAGACGAACCTGCTGTACTGGGCGACGACGACGCCCAACGTCGGTCTGGAATGGCAGTTGTCCCCGCGTTATACCTTTTCGGCCACCGTGGGCTATAACGCCTTCAATTTCCCTAACCGCACCACTTCCGACGGCGTGTCTGCCAATCCTAAACTGCACCATTGGCTCGTTATGCCGGAGGCGAAGTATTGGTTCTGCCGCGCCTTCGAGCGCGGCTACCTCGGGCTTCATGCTCTCTACGGGCAATATAACGCCGGCGGCATGCGCTTCCCGGCATTTCTCCAGGACGACCGCTACGAGGGCTGGGCCGCAGGCGCGGGCCTGAGCTATGGCTACCAGTGGGCCATCGGCAAACGCTGGGGGCTGGAAGCCTCCGTAGGCGCAGGTTACCTCTATCTTCGCTACGACAAGTACGACTGCGGCGCCTGCGCAGACAAACGAGGCAACTATCGCCGGCACTATTTCGGGCCTACGAAGGCTGCCGTCTCCTTTATCTATTATATCCGGTGA
- a CDS encoding DUF5106 domain-containing protein: MIRLSKYIPMFVLPSLFLTACGGGSPRTTGGNSTITATAVHKITMPQPPSVLSDDDKLTYVVERYWNSFDFADSTWLCDTAALEQAFADWAYLLGNIPASEASEYPGMLIRKSEQSPSMLLRLAELAEKYFADPNSPYRSEELFIPVLEAVIAAPGLDTLCKLRPRSLLASALKNRPGETAADITYTTAGGTAGTLHGVRADYTLLMFYNPGCPECARIETYIPQSEVFAPLVASGAMKVLAVYPDEDLAAWREHLPQMPSGWIVGHRVTGRDAGSPYDLPAIPSLYLLDKGKRVILKDAPVERIEAWLSEHANPQIH, from the coding sequence ATGATACGATTATCGAAGTATATACCGATGTTTGTGTTGCCGTCCCTGTTCCTGACAGCCTGCGGTGGCGGCTCCCCGCGCACGACGGGAGGCAATTCTACGATCACCGCCACCGCGGTACATAAAATAACGATGCCCCAGCCCCCTTCGGTGCTTTCGGATGACGACAAGCTGACTTATGTCGTGGAGCGTTACTGGAACTCTTTCGACTTCGCCGACTCGACGTGGCTCTGTGACACTGCGGCCCTTGAGCAGGCGTTCGCCGACTGGGCCTACCTGCTGGGCAATATACCCGCATCGGAGGCCTCCGAATATCCGGGGATGCTGATTCGTAAGTCGGAACAAAGTCCTTCGATGTTGCTGCGTCTGGCCGAGCTCGCGGAGAAATACTTTGCCGACCCTAACTCTCCCTACCGCAGCGAGGAGCTGTTCATCCCCGTACTGGAGGCCGTAATCGCTGCGCCCGGCCTCGATACACTCTGCAAGCTGCGTCCCCGGTCGCTGCTCGCCTCGGCCCTGAAGAACCGCCCCGGGGAGACGGCCGCCGACATAACCTATACCACAGCCGGCGGAACGGCAGGGACGCTGCACGGCGTCCGTGCGGACTATACGCTGTTGATGTTCTACAATCCCGGATGCCCGGAGTGCGCCCGCATTGAGACGTATATCCCTCAGTCGGAAGTTTTCGCCCCGCTGGTCGCTTCGGGTGCAATGAAAGTACTCGCCGTCTACCCGGACGAGGATCTGGCCGCGTGGCGCGAACACCTTCCGCAGATGCCCTCAGGATGGATCGTCGGGCATCGTGTTACCGGCCGCGATGCCGGGTCGCCCTACGATCTGCCGGCCATTCCGAGCCTGTACCTGTTAGATAAGGGGAAGAGGGTTATTCTGAAGGATGCCCCTGTGGAGCGTATCGAGGCGTGGCTGTCGGAGCATGCGAATCCGCAAATACACTGA
- a CDS encoding DUF1573 domain-containing protein, which yields MKRLFLACLLSLLSACGIYASEPDVAGLVPDRTEHDFGDVKLGTTSRVRFNIKAQSAAVVILSAATNCECTKATYPKKPLRRGEEGVIEVSFEARETGYFRKTITVRYNADGRGRTLRLTVSGRTK from the coding sequence ATGAAACGATTGTTTTTAGCCTGCCTCCTTTCATTGCTTTCCGCTTGTGGGATCTATGCATCGGAACCCGACGTTGCGGGGCTCGTGCCCGATCGTACGGAACACGATTTCGGGGATGTGAAACTGGGCACGACCTCCCGGGTGCGTTTCAACATTAAGGCTCAGTCCGCCGCTGTCGTCATCCTCTCGGCCGCGACGAACTGCGAGTGTACGAAGGCCACGTACCCTAAGAAGCCGCTCCGTCGCGGCGAGGAGGGCGTAATAGAGGTCTCTTTCGAGGCCCGTGAGACGGGCTATTTCCGTAAAACCATTACGGTGAGGTACAACGCCGACGGCAGGGGACGGACGCTGCGACTGACAGTCTCGGGACGTACGAAATAA
- a CDS encoding OmpA family protein encodes MKKLYVLAFPVLFSLSVSAQQSDCRTPVVSYEEGPHAEWHEDSLQVRFTVRVAGRLCGPTSLHIVPAYISGGDTIRYRTLSYFKPADYRYFRREQFVGETRDDRLVHLVTRRTTPLVTGYSQARPIPAAMRDGELRVLTYLRNCCGCRLICTANLPVTPPDAVAQQPVVAADSAAVPRELPAGTLPLPVTVHRLPLFERNVSFVQPAAEQVKERSEKLTVRINYLVNHWKVSAHYRTNGEELARIDRLLSPLAGDTATYRVRSARITGYASPEASYEHNKRLSELRAGAMRDYLRGRYGLAGEIISVYGAGEDWEGLRRAIDRSDMEDKYAALAIIDDYDIFDGRESRLMALNGGTTYRYMLENLFPPLRRMELELGYVVRSFGVEEAARLLASRPQDLSHTEIFDVAQARNGDARIRDDRDGYGREYDVALRYYPDDAAANINAASAALIRGDMPLAWKCLQRVQDDPRACIDLGIYCWMCGDTARARAYFLYALNTDPERASYNLEQLGR; translated from the coding sequence ATGAAGAAACTATACGTCTTGGCCTTCCCTGTTCTGTTCAGCCTCTCCGTTTCCGCCCAGCAAAGCGATTGCAGGACTCCTGTCGTGAGCTATGAGGAGGGTCCCCATGCCGAATGGCATGAGGACAGCCTGCAAGTCCGTTTCACCGTGCGGGTTGCGGGCCGGCTGTGCGGCCCCACGTCGCTGCACATCGTCCCGGCTTACATATCGGGAGGGGACACGATCCGTTACCGCACGCTCAGCTATTTCAAACCTGCGGACTATCGTTATTTCCGCCGGGAGCAGTTCGTCGGGGAGACACGGGACGATCGCCTGGTACATCTGGTGACACGCCGTACGACACCCCTCGTCACGGGTTACAGCCAGGCTCGCCCGATCCCTGCGGCCATGCGGGACGGCGAACTGAGGGTCCTGACTTATCTGCGGAATTGTTGCGGCTGCCGGTTGATCTGTACAGCGAACCTACCCGTCACACCGCCGGATGCCGTTGCGCAGCAGCCGGTCGTGGCAGCGGATAGTGCGGCTGTTCCACGGGAACTGCCGGCCGGAACGCTGCCGTTGCCGGTAACGGTACATCGCCTTCCGCTCTTCGAGCGTAACGTGAGCTTTGTGCAGCCGGCGGCAGAACAGGTCAAGGAACGGTCGGAGAAGCTGACCGTCCGCATCAACTACCTGGTGAACCATTGGAAGGTCTCTGCGCACTATCGGACGAACGGCGAGGAGCTCGCCCGCATCGACCGTCTCCTCTCGCCGTTGGCTGGCGACACGGCGACCTACCGCGTACGGAGCGCCCGTATTACGGGTTATGCTTCGCCCGAAGCGAGCTACGAACATAACAAGCGGCTCTCGGAACTGCGGGCCGGGGCCATGCGCGATTACCTGCGGGGCCGCTACGGCCTTGCCGGGGAGATCATCTCCGTATACGGTGCGGGCGAGGACTGGGAGGGACTTCGCAGGGCCATCGACCGCAGCGATATGGAGGACAAATACGCGGCACTGGCGATTATCGACGACTACGATATTTTCGACGGCCGGGAGAGCCGTCTGATGGCGCTCAACGGAGGAACGACCTACCGCTATATGCTTGAGAACCTTTTCCCGCCCCTGCGGCGCATGGAACTGGAACTGGGATATGTCGTGCGCTCGTTCGGCGTGGAAGAGGCTGCGCGTCTGCTGGCCAGCCGTCCTCAGGACCTCAGCCATACGGAGATCTTCGACGTGGCGCAGGCCCGCAACGGCGATGCGCGAATCCGCGACGACCGCGACGGCTACGGACGGGAGTACGACGTAGCGCTGCGATACTATCCCGACGATGCGGCCGCCAATATCAATGCGGCTTCGGCGGCCCTGATCCGCGGCGACATGCCCCTGGCGTGGAAATGCCTCCAGCGGGTGCAGGACGACCCCAGAGCCTGCATCGATCTGGGAATATACTGCTGGATGTGCGGCGATACGGCGCGGGCCAGGGCTTATTTTCTCTATGCACTGAATACAGACCCCGAACGGGCATCCTATAACCTCGAACAGCTCGGGCGATGA
- a CDS encoding FimB/Mfa2 family fimbrial subunit, whose protein sequence is MEIRAKHILCGAIGLLRSGMAGMLCTCLALAGCSLDDERDACCEGAIMTYSYRPYEVEAFGDYIHSLRHYLFDAAGAYLGEIPPGQELTRQPLRLDAGSYTMVTLGNASEQTVCGFAPDEGLENFKLAVRQRFEQQQDILCNGDQLYWGVKEFTVESGPGGSIREGHGNAARASGTGRLVTYMNNIHCHLEVKVVWHNVPQDFGEYVMELKEVPAGYSLCPEHCSTVEGFIIPRSEGEPRKHRLRVPMLSQELYGEFVTLRYTNDHIPVFRLWFGDEAVTGDIDLSRAFREWGWYPSRTHVQKYRILLKLFGDGSVEVSPWVEASIEDWVSGGTFS, encoded by the coding sequence ATGGAGATTCGTGCGAAACATATCCTGTGCGGGGCGATCGGACTGTTGCGGAGCGGCATGGCGGGGATGCTGTGCACCTGCCTGGCGTTGGCGGGCTGCTCGCTCGACGACGAGCGGGATGCGTGCTGCGAGGGTGCGATTATGACCTATAGCTACCGCCCTTACGAAGTGGAAGCGTTCGGCGACTATATCCACAGCCTTCGGCATTACCTGTTCGACGCTGCGGGGGCGTATCTGGGAGAAATTCCGCCGGGTCAGGAGCTGACCCGCCAACCGCTTCGTCTCGATGCCGGGAGCTACACGATGGTGACTCTGGGCAATGCTTCGGAGCAGACTGTGTGCGGGTTTGCCCCGGACGAGGGTCTGGAGAACTTTAAGCTGGCCGTACGACAGCGCTTCGAGCAGCAGCAGGACATTCTGTGCAACGGCGACCAGCTTTACTGGGGCGTCAAGGAGTTTACCGTGGAGAGTGGCCCCGGAGGTTCTATCCGCGAAGGCCACGGGAACGCAGCCCGGGCCTCCGGCACGGGGCGGCTGGTGACTTATATGAATAACATCCACTGCCATCTGGAGGTGAAAGTCGTCTGGCATAACGTTCCTCAGGATTTCGGAGAGTATGTCATGGAGCTGAAAGAGGTGCCCGCAGGCTACTCACTGTGCCCGGAGCATTGCAGTACGGTGGAGGGGTTTATCATCCCCCGGAGTGAGGGCGAACCTCGAAAACACCGCCTGCGGGTACCCATGCTTTCGCAGGAGCTGTATGGGGAGTTCGTCACGCTGCGATACACAAACGACCATATCCCGGTTTTCAGATTGTGGTTCGGGGACGAAGCGGTAACCGGGGATATCGACCTGAGCAGGGCCTTCCGAGAATGGGGCTGGTATCCCTCGCGTACACACGTGCAGAAATACCGTATCCTGCTCAAGCTGTTCGGCGACGGCTCCGTGGAGGTCTCCCCTTGGGTGGAGGCTTCTATAGAGGACTGGGTGAGCGGAGGAACATTCAGCTGA
- a CDS encoding helix-turn-helix domain-containing protein translates to MKQDALVSMRPGEETHAFCPVECPVCRYENNVYPARFHTRDLVEGADLSGMERKANHILFLLEGMLHIRTQTDNHYHLDSGQCMFFPRTSMPDIRALAPARIVWLDFSNRLVLGGQDALASAAAKGCKSPEKTPVLPIVPLMESMLINIQKEMRIPCYHMLKQYELFFLMKSFYSDEELACFFNAILRPSHDFRAFVESNYTNADTLEDIARKANLSTSYFIKRFKEVFGISVHRWLVKQKEEQLKRMLMAERYDAGEMARQLGLKSKKGLYQFCRQRFGCSMTRLKETLKVEGSMGRDKAAKDNYYRQKDNFNTRGGLDS, encoded by the coding sequence ATGAAACAAGATGCACTAGTCTCGATGCGGCCCGGAGAGGAAACCCACGCGTTTTGTCCCGTCGAATGCCCCGTCTGCCGTTATGAAAACAACGTATATCCAGCCCGGTTTCACACCCGTGATCTGGTCGAAGGAGCCGATTTGTCTGGCATGGAACGCAAGGCAAATCACATCCTATTCCTGCTCGAAGGGATGCTGCATATCCGCACCCAAACAGACAACCATTATCACCTCGATTCCGGGCAGTGCATGTTCTTTCCGCGAACGAGCATGCCCGACATCCGGGCCCTCGCACCCGCGCGGATCGTATGGCTCGATTTCTCGAACAGGCTCGTGCTCGGAGGCCAGGACGCCCTGGCGTCGGCAGCGGCAAAAGGCTGTAAATCACCTGAAAAAACACCTGTCCTGCCAATCGTTCCGCTGATGGAAAGTATGCTCATAAACATACAGAAAGAGATGCGGATCCCCTGTTACCATATGCTGAAGCAGTACGAATTGTTTTTCCTGATGAAGAGCTTTTACAGCGACGAGGAGCTGGCTTGTTTCTTCAACGCCATCCTGCGTCCGAGCCACGACTTCCGGGCATTCGTAGAGAGCAACTACACCAATGCCGACACGCTCGAAGATATAGCCCGTAAAGCCAATCTGAGCACCAGTTATTTCATCAAACGCTTCAAGGAAGTTTTCGGCATCAGCGTGCATCGCTGGCTGGTGAAACAAAAGGAAGAACAGCTCAAAAGGATGCTTATGGCCGAAAGGTACGATGCCGGGGAGATGGCACGGCAGTTGGGACTTAAAAGCAAGAAGGGATTATACCAGTTTTGCCGGCAGAGATTCGGCTGCTCGATGACCCGACTCAAAGAGACTCTAAAGGTCGAAGGGTCAATGGGTAGGGATAAAGCGGCAAAGGATAATTATTATAGACAAAAGGATAATTTCAATACCCGCGGCGGTCTTGACTCGTGA
- a CDS encoding fimbrial protein yields the protein MKLKNIFALAFSAALLLGGCAKDNMSDEGSGAAAGKASIRFSLGGSAKTQDPKTRATGDNTQAGTEAALDKEKTVNSIMALLFNEDGSGLFMMPELMPDENNLYEITASKPGVYNMYLVANADYDLRNLIQTTLGEESTVADLGALLAAQAPDKDNEFLMTSAEAYRFEATPGNTTNAGEIALRRASVRIDLINMMNNATIKKIVFNNRTLKSHVLTQNAMPAGDGVFETKTYDGLNIEGNVDAENAGRYEAKIYTYENYTPKDGATIPSLTIYYDKAGVEKQHTIEFKDSKSGDPTQPETLDPLALKRNYLYRITLTNDFPLKFNLEVLDWEEAETFNVEKLETKLEPLTYTDQENQAWFIVDPNNQKVDGSELMNWYVATGTQHGTYNPSGKKACPDGWKVPDVYQGSLLWAYNDSRQLPNANYGVLVPKTNSDLHLSSTSLQNTGVSFCLKLPNGIMYPSNNKKSEAIVRCIREIENAGSKQYPYEAENRIIVSRDENGGVDEKALLNTEQIKYLNNTDIYQNPYDETSEYNHVSPKLQVANSYCTEANSGVKPVKGVAYNFDTAHAACKGYYEGSADDPNTGKGKWRLPTQREIHLIAAMLRQNGSKLGGLEAGYHMWTGTTRSEDLKTAWVCHSGSGTYGYYSITGRTKINDGQMIHRARCVRDVID from the coding sequence ATGAAACTGAAAAATATCTTCGCACTGGCTTTCTCGGCGGCTCTCTTGCTGGGAGGATGCGCCAAAGACAATATGTCGGACGAAGGGAGCGGTGCTGCTGCCGGAAAAGCTTCGATACGCTTCTCGCTGGGAGGCTCGGCAAAGACTCAGGACCCGAAGACCCGGGCTACGGGAGATAACACCCAAGCCGGCACGGAAGCTGCGCTCGACAAGGAAAAGACGGTAAACAGCATAATGGCCCTGCTTTTCAACGAGGACGGCAGCGGGCTGTTTATGATGCCCGAACTCATGCCCGACGAAAATAACCTGTATGAGATTACCGCATCCAAGCCCGGAGTGTACAATATGTATCTGGTGGCCAATGCCGACTACGACCTGAGAAACCTGATACAGACCACCCTCGGCGAGGAATCGACGGTTGCCGACCTGGGAGCGCTGCTGGCGGCACAGGCCCCGGACAAGGATAACGAATTCCTGATGACATCGGCGGAGGCATACCGTTTCGAGGCCACACCGGGTAATACGACCAATGCCGGGGAGATAGCTCTGCGCCGTGCGTCGGTGCGTATCGACCTGATCAATATGATGAACAATGCCACCATCAAGAAGATCGTATTCAACAACCGGACGCTCAAAAGCCATGTGCTGACGCAGAACGCAATGCCTGCGGGCGACGGAGTCTTCGAGACGAAAACCTATGACGGACTCAATATCGAGGGCAATGTCGACGCTGAAAATGCCGGACGCTACGAAGCGAAGATATACACCTATGAAAATTATACGCCCAAGGACGGCGCGACGATTCCCTCGCTGACCATATACTACGATAAAGCGGGTGTCGAGAAACAGCACACCATCGAGTTCAAGGACAGCAAATCCGGAGACCCGACGCAGCCCGAGACGCTCGACCCGCTGGCCCTCAAGCGCAACTATCTGTACCGAATAACTCTGACGAACGACTTCCCCCTCAAGTTCAACCTCGAAGTCCTCGACTGGGAAGAGGCTGAAACGTTCAATGTCGAGAAACTCGAAACTAAACTCGAACCGCTTACTTACACCGATCAGGAAAATCAGGCATGGTTCATCGTAGACCCAAACAACCAGAAAGTTGACGGAAGCGAACTGATGAACTGGTATGTAGCCACCGGAACCCAGCACGGCACCTATAATCCCTCGGGCAAAAAGGCTTGTCCCGATGGATGGAAAGTACCGGATGTGTATCAGGGCAGTTTGTTGTGGGCGTATAATGACAGCAGGCAATTGCCCAATGCAAATTATGGCGTTTTAGTACCTAAAACGAATTCGGATTTACACTTATCGTCGACGAGCCTGCAAAATACGGGAGTTAGCTTCTGCTTAAAACTGCCCAATGGAATTATGTATCCTTCAAATAATAAAAAGTCCGAAGCCATAGTCCGTTGTATCCGGGAGATAGAGAATGCCGGCTCGAAACAGTATCCCTACGAAGCCGAAAACAGGATCATCGTATCGAGGGATGAAAACGGCGGCGTCGACGAAAAAGCATTGCTGAACACGGAACAGATCAAATATTTGAATAACACCGATATATATCAGAACCCGTATGATGAAACAAGCGAGTACAACCATGTTTCCCCGAAACTCCAAGTGGCGAATTCGTATTGTACGGAAGCGAATTCAGGAGTAAAGCCAGTTAAGGGAGTAGCTTATAATTTCGATACTGCTCACGCTGCATGTAAAGGATATTATGAGGGTAGTGCGGACGATCCTAATACAGGAAAAGGAAAGTGGCGCCTGCCGACACAACGGGAGATACATCTGATAGCCGCCATGCTAAGACAAAACGGTTCTAAACTCGGAGGATTGGAAGCAGGCTATCATATGTGGACAGGAACGACTCGGAGCGAAGACTTAAAGACTGCGTGGGTATGCCATAGCGGATCCGGCACTTATGGTTATTACAGCATCACTGGCAGAACAAAAATCAATGATGGTCAGATGATACATAGGGCCCGTTGTGTCCGCGACGTAATCGACTAA